Part of the Bacillus andreraoultii genome is shown below.
CTTCTTGAACGCCTTCGTCTTCGGATTCGTCGCCGTACCATGTATCGCCGCCCGATTGTTCAAGAATCCAATCGCATTGTTCAATAACAAATTTCAAAGTTACATTTTCAACGTCTTCAATTAAAGGTAAAACCTCGCTAGGAATTTCAATTTGCCATTTCTTTTGATTTGCCAATTATATCAATCCTTTCGTTACTATTCTACAATTTTTGCTAATTTTTTGAAAGGGTAGCGGGTCGCCCGCCGCCCGTTGATTTTACAAGTACAATCCTTCGATTTTTAAATCCTTAATCTTTGTTGGCTTAAAGAACAAATCTCGTCTGATTAGTGGGATTCCGTTCGAAGCGTTGATTTCTTCGAGTTCTTCTAATGAGAAATAACCCCATTCAGTTTCCCAACCTTCGACCAATCCGAAGAACAATTTTTCGTTTGGGTCGTATTCGACGCCGTACCAATTCCAACCGTTTGTTATACAGAAGAATTTTACTTGGGCGACCTTTTCGCCTGTTTCGATTTCTTCCGTTTCGTAAAGTTTTGGAAGCCTTTCTTGAATTTCCTTTGTAAGTAGTAGCATGATTTGATTTCCCCTTTCGTTTTGTTTTGTTTACTTGTTGAAGGTCTTTCCTTAACCTTCTGATTATATTATACGACGAATATTTAAAAGTGTCAACAAGTTTACTTAATTATTTTTGAACTTTTTGTAATAGAAACGTCGGGCTTATTCCCGACGCTTCATAATAGTTTCGATTGTTGGTCTTCCGTTCGCGTATCCGTCGATAAAGTACGTTCCGACCTTTTCAACGTAGTTCGAACCGTTTTTGGTAAATCCAACGATTCGAATTTTGCTTGGGTCTTCGTGACCCGTTGCGAACGGTAGATTCATTGTTGCGAAGACTTGGCTTCCGATTGGTAACGTTCCGATTTGCTTCCCTTTACGGTCGTACATTCGAACGCTTTGGATAAGTATCGTTCCGTAGAAGCCTTCCGCGATATAGCGGAAATTTCCTGATTTGAAATTGTGGTCAACTTTGCCGTCCCAACCTGCCGCGATTAGTTCCGAACGGATATAATCGTTAAGCGGAAGCGACTTGGCGAAGATTCCGAAATCGCTTCGGATTCTGTTTTCGTCGGTCGGGGCTTCGCCTTCTTCCGTTAAGTGTTCGGATTCGACCGAATTAACGAATCGGCTTTGGCGTTCGCCATCTTGGATAAGTTCGATTTGTTTTATTTCGTACTTGATAACGTTATATCTTGGTAAGTTCCATTTCGTCGCTGTCTGCGTTATCAACGTTTCTTCGTTGGCTATGAAGAACAAATCGCCTTTTTCCAATTGCCCCGCTTCGTTATCCTTCGCCCTTAAATCGGGTGAGCTTCGAACGGTTAGCGGTGAATTATCAACGAATACTTGAATCGGATAATTGCCGCTTTTGTAACCCTTCGGTTCGCCGCTGATTTCAACCTTTGCTTCGGGTCTTACTGTTTGAAACGCGGCGTAGATTACGACGACCGTTGCAACAATCCTAACGAACCACTTTTCCAAACCTTCACCCCTTTCGTTCTTGCTTACTTGTCGTAAGGTTTTCAACTACCTTACATATATTATTATACGACGAATAGTTAAAAACGTCAACAAGTTTACACCAACAAAATAAAAAAAATAAGGTCGCCGCAATTTACGCGAAGACCTTACTTATACGTTATTCAATTCGGAATAAATATCTTCTAATTTGTATCCGAATAGTCGCGAAATTTCTTCGTTCCAGTTGGAAGATAAGCGAATCGCCAAGTTCTTCAACTCTTCGAAATCTTGACCGTATCGGCTTCCGTTTATTTCGTCGGTGTTATCATAGATAAACTGTAACGTCTGATTTGCGATTTCAATTTCTTCGGCTTGGTCTGCTTCGTTAAACTTTGCGTAAAGTTCGTCTATGACCGTAGAATCGAACGATACAGTTTCGGCGGCTTTGACTTGTACCCCGTCCCCGTTCGTACCCCCTAGCGTAGCAAAGCCAACGACAACAACGCCGATTAATGCAAAGAACGAAATTGTTAAAGCTGAAATAAATTTGTTCATAGACAAATCCCCCTTCAATAATAATTATATTCATTAGTTCGACAAATTCAAGGAAATAAAATAGACGGCGATAGTTTCGCCGCCTTTCGTTGAGTTAGTTGTTTTCCGTAGTAGACGGCTAACATTCGCGTTTGTAATCATGTTTACAATTATGATTATACTCAATTCGTCGCGATTGTCAAACGTCAAATCTTCCAAGTTCGATTAAATATATCAAGGTCGGTCAACGTTTCCTTTCCTTTAAGGGCGTAATAATCGCCGACCGACGTATTTTTATATTCTTCTTTCAGTTGGTCAACGTCTTCTTCGGTCAAACCGTGGGACGGACAAAAGACGCTATAAAAGTAGTTTATCGCTTCCCGATAACCTTGCAATTCGTCGCGGAATCCGCCCAAATCGTCATATGGTAGAACGTCTTTCGCCCTTCCGTATTCTTCCGAAGCCTTTTCAAGACTTTCTTCTAACATTACAATAGATTTTCCAATAAATAATTTGTCTGCTTTATTCATTACAAGTTCCCCTTTCGTAATTAAAAGTCGTATTCTGTTTGCTTCATAGCTTCGCCGATTTCTTTTAGGCTTGGCTCGATATAACGTTTTGACGTATTAACGGATTCGTGACCCGCAACCGTGGCGACAATTTCGATTTTACCCGTTGTATCGGCGATATTCTTTAACGCCGTATGCCGTAATTGGTGAACGGTAAACGTAAAGTTCAAACTATCCGCTAACTTTTTAACGATATGTTGAACCGCCCGCGGCGTCATATGCTCGCTTCTTTCCGTATGGAAGACGTAAGGCGTATTTACCGAACGAAATTGCAACCATTGTTTAACGGCTCGTTGGGTAGCGGGATTGAACGGTACACGACGAAATTTGCCGCCCTTTCCTATAACGTTCATAAATCCGCCCTTGAAATCTAAATCGTCCATTTTTAAATCGCAAAGTTCCGATACACGAAGACCGCAATTTACTAGAACGCTGATAATCGCCCTTTCGCGGAATCGTTTATCTTCGCCCTGCTTCTGTTTGTCGATTGCTTCGAATATCGCTTTGACTTGGTGTCGTTCTAACCATTTGGTATCGTTTTGTTTCGCGATTTTCTTCGACTTGATTCCTTCGGTCGGGTCGTCTTCTCGAATTCCCAATTCGATTAACGTTTGGTAGAATGTTCTTAACGTTTGGATTCGTCGGTTTACGGTGGACGACGCTAACCCCGAACTTTCTAAATGTTGTATATATTTTTTAAGCGTCTTCTTCGGGGCGTCGGCGGGGGTGTCCCCCTGTTGTACCCCCAACCATTTTACATAATTTTTTACGTCGGCAACATAATTTTTAATCGTATTGTTCGACTTACCTTTTTCGTTCATTTTTTCAACGAACAATTCAATTAAGTTTTCGTTGGTCATTCGTTCGATTCCCCTTTCGTTTATTTCGTTTGAAATTATTATACGACAAATAAATTTATTCGTCAATAATTATACGACGAATTATTTTTTAACAACGTTGATAAATCAATATTTTATTTTCGTATGTAAATTAATCTTGTCGTATAAATCGTATTATA
Proteins encoded:
- a CDS encoding DUF2958 domain-containing protein; this translates as MLLLTKEIQERLPKLYETEEIETGEKVAQVKFFCITNGWNWYGVEYDPNEKLFFGLVEGWETEWGYFSLEELEEINASNGIPLIRRDLFFKPTKIKDLKIEGLYL
- a CDS encoding tyrosine-type recombinase/integrase, with the translated sequence MTNENLIELFVEKMNEKGKSNNTIKNYVADVKNYVKWLGVQQGDTPADAPKKTLKKYIQHLESSGLASSTVNRRIQTLRTFYQTLIELGIREDDPTEGIKSKKIAKQNDTKWLERHQVKAIFEAIDKQKQGEDKRFRERAIISVLVNCGLRVSELCDLKMDDLDFKGGFMNVIGKGGKFRRVPFNPATQRAVKQWLQFRSVNTPYVFHTERSEHMTPRAVQHIVKKLADSLNFTFTVHQLRHTALKNIADTTGKIEIVATVAGHESVNTSKRYIEPSLKEIGEAMKQTEYDF